CATAGAGATTTGATTTCGGGTTTCAATGCATTCTTACCAAAGTGTTTGgagataaaaaattattactttGGGGCAGGAGAGGGTAGGTGAATGTCTTGGGATTTATTCGTTCGTCTAAACCAAGTTCGGTTTAGATATGTActaaagaaattatttgtGATCCGTTATTTTTTCAGCCAGCCATTGTGTCTTATAAATAAGGTTGTATGATCTTTGtgattttcaactttttaaatatcaaTCTCCATTCAACCcgaaattattaaaaataaaataaaatttccatTCAACTCTTTACTCTTATAATTCAACATAATATTAGAATTTCAGATACTATGAGAGAATTCAACGAATTTATCGTATACTAGGTCTTATTgtattatcaattttaaattACTTAAAGTTAGTTTTCAGtaataagtaaattaaatgataaaattctAATTGATAAAATgcttttaataaaatgaatgataaatttatccaaaaaaaaaagagaaggaaatgCTAAGTGATCAGATATGATATTCCTTAATCGTTACTATAAATACACTCAGTGAATAGAATTTCGAAACATTCTCAGTGCGTTTGtttcttgagatcttgaagtCGTTTACACTGCGAAGAGGAAACTTCTTGCTCGTTCGGTAACTAAacgatcatcatcatcttcttcttcttcgtccgtttattttctctttcgtTCATGTGAAATCATCTGACGATTAGGTTAACGATCGAGTTTCTCAATTTTGAATGTGattatttcttgtttcttgatcAGCACgtcttgttgttttctttctatcgAGATTGATTCAAGATGTTCTTAAAGATCTTGTTCGATGAAATCTACATGAGTTTGTCTTCTATTAGATGAACATTACATGAATCATCCATATCTGCAAAGATTTTGAGTTTCTTATACCTAGACGAACTAAGTTCTCCATCTTGTTGTtgtggttctgtttttttgaaGGATTCTAAAGTTAATTTCACACCGTGGTTGGAAGAAGCTTATCACCGGAGGTAACTATGAATAAAGCTTTTGCATACATCATTGCTGTGAGGGACAGATTTCGTGATGAACCTGCAAAATATCGACAGTTTCTAAGCCTCTTGCGTGATCGTCGAGCTCGTAGGTATGTTTAAAAGTATATAGAGCACGCACATGTGACTATGTGAGAATTGATTCTgatgttattattttctttgtagaatCGATAAAGCTACTTTCTTTGTAGGGCTGGTGGAGCTCATTAAAGATCACTTGGATCTGCTTCTTGGTTTTAATGCCTTACTTCCAGCTAGGTTTCAGATACCCATCACACCAGCTGGATTTCAAAACGTGGTTGGAAGAAGCGTACCACCGGAGACAACTATCGAGGATGCGACTTCATACCTCAACTCTGTGAAGAGAGCATTTCATGATGAACCTGCAAAATATGAGGAACTTCTTAAGCTCTTGAATGATATTGAAGCTCGTAGGTATGAGTTGTTTTCTTCATGTTATGTTCGATTTACTCAGTCTAACCAACAAACACGCATGTGAATTGATTCTAATGTTACTAAGTCTCTTTGTAGAGTCGATGCTGCTAGTTTCATTGCAAGTGTGGAAGAACTCATGAAAGATCACCAGACTCTGCTTAATGGTTTCAGTGTCTTCCTTTCAGCTGAAATGAAGTTTATCAGGAAGCTTAAGGTATAGACTGCTAAATTTGGTATACTAAGCCTGAAGAAAACCATTTTGATGTTTCCAATTTGTTAACTTGCGGCTTAAGTAACAAAATGGTTTCGTGTGCAGGCAAAGTTTCAGGGCGATGGTAGTCATGTAGCTGACTCTGTTCTTCAGATATTGAGAATGTACAGTGAGGGAAACAAGTCCAAAAGTGAGGCGTTCCAGGAGGTATGGTTCTTGGTTGAGTCactttgtgttttgctttcttaGTTCTCTGGTTTGATTTGCTTTGTTATCGTTTGCAGGTCGTTCCACTTGTTCAGGATCATGAAGATTTAGTCATGGAgcttataaaaattattttcagtGATCCATAGAGTCTAGAGATAGGCAAGGACGGTACCGGAAGACTGTTTATACCTTCAGAGACAAAAATATGAGTAGAGCTTCTAATGAGAAGAGagtgtttttagttttctttgtaaaCATTTGAGTTTAGCTTTGATTAACATGACATTCACAAATATGCTATGCTTCTATGCTCAATGAATTGGTGTATAAGATACTAAAAGATAGTGTATAGTTTCTTTTGTAGAGCTTTCTTtaatatcaaaatgtttttttcacttAATATTTTCTGGTTATCTTTGGGGTCATCTTTTAATAGAAACTGAGAGGAGAAACACTCAAAATCAGAGTTCAACGTTGAAACAATAACAGAGAGGAACAGAGCAAACCAAACAAGAATTACTTGAGTAAATACAGAGCAAACCAAAGAAATTTTAGTAAATCTAATGAcaacaaatatgttttctaaattattgtataaattacgaattgataaaatattttattatcatattgaagaaagcttttaaaatttcagattcacaaattttacaaattacagttttacaacaacaaaaagaaatgaagtCAATATGATAATCCCCTACTATAAATATAGACTCGTgaataaaactcaaatcagtCTCTGAGGTTTTggtgagagaaaaaaagaactcaaAACAGAGTGCGTTTGTTTCTGGGAATCTTGAAGCCTCTCCCACTTGCGAAGACGAAGCTTGCTCGTTAggtagttttcttcttcttcttcttcgtttcaaTTCCTTTTTCGTTCATGTGAAATGTGAAATCATGTGACGTGACGATTAGGTTAACGATCGAATGTCTTGATCTCGTATATGATTCTTTTCTAGTTTCTTGATCGGCACgtcttgttgttttctttctatcgAGACTGATTCTAGATGTTCTTAAGGATCTTGTTGGATGAAATTTACATGAATCTGTATTCTAGAAGATGAACTTTGCATGAATCACGACGAACTGATTTAGTTGTTGCTGTAGATTAAGTTTCTCGAGATAGATTCGAGATACACGAAGGGTTTCAATGAATAATCTGATCTGTTTCGATGAACAATAATCTTTATCTTTGACTTATGGATTAGGCTAATTTGACACCATGGTTGGAAAAAGCAAATCACCAGAGTTCAATTTCGAAGATGGGATGGCATACTTCGATGCTGTGAAGGTCGCATTGCAGGATACTGAACCTGAAAAATATCAAGAGTTTGTAAGAATCTTTATTGATTATACTGCTAATAGGTATGTTTTGGTTTGCTCTTCAACAGTTTAGAGAACAAAGACACATGTGAGAATTGATTCTGatgttatttttctctttatagATTCGGTTTCGAAACTTTGAGTGCAAGCTTGCAGGAACTCCTGAGAGATCACGCGAATCTGTGTCATGGTTCAAATGTCTTACTTCCTTTTAGGTTGCAGACAGCCATCCCTCCCGAGGCTAGCGCAGAGTTTCACATCAATAAGGTGGTTGGAAGAAGCGTACCACCGGCGGTGGCGGTGCCTACCATGGATGATGCGACTTCTTACCTCAATGCTGTGAAGGAAGCATTTCATGATGAACCTGcaaaatatatggaaattACTAAGCTCTTGACTGATCTTAAAGCTCGTAGGTATGAATTGTTTTCTCCatgttatgtttgattttctcaATTTACACAACAAACACACATGTGAATTGATTCTGATATTACTAAGTCTCTTTGTAGAATCAATGCCGCTAGTGTCATTGCAAGGATGGAGGAACTCTTGAAAGATCACTTGAATCTGCTTCTTGGTTTCTGTGTCTTCCTTTCACCTACAAGGAGGTTTATCACGAAGCTTAAGGTAATAGAGTGCTTAAATGCTTATAGTTACTGGATGTTTCTTATATGTTAACTTGTGATTTAAGTAACAAAATTGTGGATGTGCAGGCAAGGTTTCTGGGCGATGGTAGTCAAGTAGTTGACTCAGTTCTCCAGATATTGAGAATGCACAGTGAGGGAAACAAGTCCAAAGATGAGGCGTCTCAGGAGGTATGGTTCTTTGTGGGACactttgtgttgtgtgttgcACTTTCTTAGttctttggtttgatttgcTTGTTACCTTTTGCAGGTCCGTGCACTTATTCAGGGTCATGAAGATTTACTCATGGAGCTTTCAGAAATTTTCAGTGATCCATAGAGTCTAGAGATAGCTAAGGACAGTACTGGAAGACTATATACCTTAAGAGACGAAAACATTTGAGTTTAGGTTTGATTAACATGACATTCACAAATATGCTATGCTTCTATGTTCAATGAATTGCTGTGTAAGAGACTAAAAGAAAGTGTATTTGTAGAGCTTTCTTTgatatcaaatgtttttttcacttAATATTTTCTGGTTATCTTTGGGGTCATCTTTTAATAGAAACTGAGAGGAGAAACACTCAAAAACAGAGTTCAAcgtagaaacaaaaacagagaggaaCAGAGCCAAAAACTACAGAGCAAACCAAATAAGAATCAAGTAATtctaataacaaatatattttctaatttaagtAAACCTTATATGAATTACGAAATTGATATACTCCCTAGTATAAATATAGACTCGTGAACAAAAACTCTATGCAGTCTTGAGGTTTTTACTTTGCTTCTAGAAATCTTGAACTCCTTACTCTgcgaagacgaagacgaagcttcttcttgttcatcatTGCTGCTTTGCTCTGCTTATATCGGTAGCCATACTTGGTTCCTCTTTCGATTTATCATTTGTTTCGTTCAGTTGATATGTCAATTCACCAGACGATTAGGGTTACGATCGAGTTTTCTGGTTCTCTGCTTTCAAATCGTTCCTCAAtctagggttcttgaggaagTAGATCGATATTTATTGCACTTGGCTCTGTTTCTTgaaaaactttaaagaaaTAGCTTTGAGATAGTAGATGGATTCAAATGATGTGATCTGACCTGTTTGGATTATAACAATGGTTTTAGGTCACACCATGGATGGAAGAAGCGTACCATTAGAGTTAACTAAGGATGATGAATACTCATAACTCGGTTCTATGGAGGAAGTATATCATGATGAACctgaaaaatttaatcatattcTCCACCTCATACGTGATTATTTTAATCATAGGTATGTCTTGATTTCCCCCGGTTATGTCTGGTTTGTTCTTAAACAAATACAGATGTGAAATTGATTCTCATGTTTCTTATTCTCTTGTGTAGAGACGATAGAGCTAGAATCACTGCATGTATGGGGGAACTCATGAGAGATCACTTGAACCTGCTTGTTCGTTTCTTTGACTTCTTTCCAGCTGAGGCTAGCGAAGGGTTAGCCCAACTTCAAACCATTGCTGCAACAAGCGTATCACCGGATTCTACTATTGATGATGCGGTTTCATACATCAACACTGTCAAGGAAGCATTTCATGATGAACCTGCAAAGTATTACGAGTTTTTCCAGCTCTTTTATGATATCAGGTATAGGTATGTATTGTTGTGTCCCTCTTCAATTCTGTTTGCCCTTAATTTCAAGTCTCAATCTATACAACATTGTGAAGTGATTCTGTTTGTTATATACTATTCTCTTTGTAGATTAATTGATGTTGCTGGTGGCATTACAAGGGTGGAGGAACTCTTGAAAGCTCACAAGAATCTGCTTGTCCGTTTGAATGCCTTCCTTCCACCTGAGGCTCAGAGAATCCTCCATCTCAAGATTGAGCAACGGGCTGCATCTgatattaacaaaagaaaacgtgTAGCGAGTTTTATCGGCAAGCTTAAGGTATAGAGTGCTAAAATACTAAAACTAATCCTTACCATTTACCATTTTGATGTTCCATCTATGCTAACAGATCCGTCGATGTACAGGAAAGGTTCCAGGGGGATGATCGTCATGTATATGAGTCGTTTCTCGAGATATTGACAATGTACCAAGAAGGAAACAAGTCCGTGAATGACTTGTACCAGGAGGTAGGGTTCTTGGTTGGGACACTTTGGTTGGATTACACTTTCTCTTAGttctttggtttgatttgcTTTGTTGTCTTTGCGGGTCGTTGCACTTCTTGAGGGTCATGAAGATTTAGTCATGGGGTTTGCAGACGTTTTCAAGAGACCCACTGATCCATCAGGGTCAAAATCTGCTAGAGATAGCTAAGTACATTAGAAGACTGTCTCTGCTTTAGTATAGGATGCTTTGAATATAATGCATGTTTGGGGtataagagacaaaaagagTAGTTCTTTCTAATGAGAAGTGAGTGTATAGTTTTCATATGAGATTAGTTTGATTCTTACTCCATAGAGAACATGATGTCATGATATGCAAATATGCTTTTATATTTGAGGTGTAGATTGATTGGATATAAGCGACTAAAAGAGAGTGTATAGTTTCTTCTGACATGTACATGTATGATATTTTCCTCGTTACCAAGAAGACATGAGATTTTGGGGTCATCTTAGTTCAAcgtagaaacaaaaacatagagAAACAGAGCCTTAGCACAAACCTATAAATGACCAAAAAGTACaaagcaaaccaaacaaaaatatagtaGTACCAATTACCAAATATGTTTATCAATATAGTAAATCGGGTAATTCAAGTGAATTGCTGGTCTCACACATGGCACGAGGCTTCTTGCTTGCAAGTGAAGCTACAGTCAAATTCTGCTAGCGTACTTGATCAAAAGATATATGTAGCAGGATGCTGTAAGGATGGCGATTCGAATTCCTATTAAAACTTGATGGAGGTGTTCGACACAAAAACACAGACTTGCGATCCTAAGCCAATCCCTTGCAGCGAGACATTTGGCGGCTTTGACTACAAAACTCTATGTCTTGACGGAAAGTTCCACGTAGGACCAGTACCTGTTGATAAAACAAGGATTAGATTGGCTGATTATGGTGGA
This sequence is a window from Arabidopsis thaliana chromosome 1 sequence. Protein-coding genes within it:
- a CDS encoding Paired amphipathic helix (PAH2) superfamily protein (Paired amphipathic helix (PAH2) superfamily protein; FUNCTIONS IN: molecular_function unknown; INVOLVED IN: regulation of transcription, DNA-dependent; LOCATED IN: nucleus; CONTAINS InterPro DOMAIN/s: Paired amphipathic helix (InterPro:IPR003822); BEST Arabidopsis thaliana protein match is: Paired amphipathic helix (PAH2) superfamily protein (TAIR:AT1G24230.1); Has 730 Blast hits to 554 proteins in 156 species: Archae - 0; Bacteria - 0; Metazoa - 199; Fungi - 160; Plants - 334; Viruses - 0; Other Eukaryotes - 37 (source: NCBI BLink).); translated protein: MEEVYHDEPEKFNHILHLIRDYFNHRDDRARITACMGELMRDHLNLLVRFFDFFPAEASEGLAQLQTIAATSVSPDSTIDDAVSYINTVKEAFHDEPAKYYEFFQLFYDIRYRLIDVAGGITRVEELLKAHKNLLVRLNAFLPPEAQRILHLKIEQRAASDINKRKRVASFIGKLKERFQGDDRHVYESFLEILTMYQEGNKSVNDLYQEVGFLVGTLWLDYTFS
- a CDS encoding Paired amphipathic helix (PAH2) superfamily protein (Paired amphipathic helix (PAH2) superfamily protein; FUNCTIONS IN: molecular_function unknown; INVOLVED IN: regulation of transcription, DNA-dependent; LOCATED IN: nucleus; CONTAINS InterPro DOMAIN/s: Paired amphipathic helix (InterPro:IPR003822); BEST Arabidopsis thaliana protein match is: Paired amphipathic helix (PAH2) superfamily protein (TAIR:AT1G23810.1); Has 1078 Blast hits to 561 proteins in 156 species: Archae - 0; Bacteria - 0; Metazoa - 392; Fungi - 252; Plants - 385; Viruses - 0; Other Eukaryotes - 49 (source: NCBI BLink).), which translates into the protein MNKAFAYIIAVRDRFRDEPAKYRQFLSLLRDRRARRIDKATFFVGLVELIKDHLDLLLGFNALLPARFQIPITPAGFQNVVGRSVPPETTIEDATSYLNSVKRAFHDEPAKYEELLKLLNDIEARRVDAASFIASVEELMKDHQTLLNGFSVFLSAEMKFIRKLKAKFQGDGSHVADSVLQILRMYSEGNKSKSEAFQEVVPLVQDHEDLVMELIKIIFSDP
- a CDS encoding Paired amphipathic helix (PAH2) superfamily protein (Paired amphipathic helix (PAH2) superfamily protein; FUNCTIONS IN: molecular_function unknown; INVOLVED IN: regulation of transcription, DNA-dependent; LOCATED IN: nucleus; CONTAINS InterPro DOMAIN/s: Paired amphipathic helix (InterPro:IPR003822); BEST Arabidopsis thaliana protein match is: Paired amphipathic helix (PAH2) superfamily protein (TAIR:AT1G23810.1); Has 680 Blast hits to 519 proteins in 139 species: Archae - 0; Bacteria - 0; Metazoa - 210; Fungi - 129; Plants - 307; Viruses - 0; Other Eukaryotes - 34 (source: NCBI BLink).), which codes for MVGKSKSPEFNFEDGMAYFDAVKVALQDTEPEKYQEFVRIFIDYTANRFGFETLSASLQELLRDHANLCHGSNVLLPFRLQTAIPPEASAEFHINKVVGRSVPPAVAVPTMDDATSYLNAVKEAFHDEPAKYMEITKLLTDLKARRINAASVIARMEELLKDHLNLLLGFCVFLSPTRRFITKLKARFLGDGSQVVDSVLQILRMHSEGNKSKDEASQEVRALIQGHEDLLMELSEIFSDP